In Drosophila innubila isolate TH190305 chromosome 2R unlocalized genomic scaffold, UK_Dinn_1.0 1_C_2R, whole genome shotgun sequence, the following are encoded in one genomic region:
- the LOC117783230 gene encoding uncharacterized protein LOC117783230, with the protein MQRYYAERETTGPEFDDRLIKLVRANPAIYDVSHPHYRRNPVRVDIWDRIANELGASSRFLQTKWKNIRYNYLQEIKALETGQVNPNVRKRRFTEDLSFLQNTAQTYNVKKAQAYIAQTNTPNNNKNSNDGGGGSSDNDSNSFLYPDPEHLRIDPSDSYDIIELDDNDSEDGSAHLDGHSDNEIVPELMVMDSKPDVTIQQSSSSSVNGNGGGSGSHNNSHNNTQVSSPASSPLLTPMVVMGNGYEQSDDKPQYHQDLKSQQQQQQQQHHHSSNTSLSNGEVTIEPIFKSSVTRRSAPVGDIMANAAKRKAMAAPLPTLTPINDPIELYCLSLVDTLRSMPRSERERVKFEFASILKDAKYKDEA; encoded by the exons atgcaacgATATTATGCGGAACGTGAGACAACGGGTCCAGAGTTTG ACGATCGTCTAATAAAACTTGTACGCGCTAATCCTGCCATTTATGATGTCAGCCATCCACACTATCGACGTAATCCCGTTAGAGTGGACATATGGGATCGGATTGCAAATGAACTCGGCGCTTCAT cTCGTTTTTTGCAAACGAAATGGAAGAACATCCGCTACAATTATCTGCAGGAGATCAAGGCACTGGAAACGGGCCAGGTGAATCCGAATGTGCGCAAGCGACGCTTCACCGAGGATTTATCCTTTCTTCAAAACACCGCACAAACGTACAATGTGAAAAAGGCGCAAGCCTATATCGCCCAGACCAATACACCCAATAACAATAAGAATAGTAatgatggtggtggtggcagcAGTGACAATGATAGCAACAGTTTTCTCTATCCAGATCCGGAACACTTGCGCATTGATCCCTCGGATAGCTATGACATTATAGAGCTGGATGATAATGATAGCGAGGATGGTTCAGCGCATTTGGATGGTCATAGCGATAATGAAATTGTGCCAGAATTGATGGTAATGGATTCGAAACCCGATGTCACCATACAGCAGTCATCATCGTCGAGTGTCAATGGCAACGGTGGTGGTAGTGGTAGTCATAACAATAGCCACAACAATACGCAAGTTAGTTCCCCGGCCTCCTCACCGCTGCTTACGCCCATGGTGGTCATGGGCAATGGCTATGAGCAATCGGATGACAAACCGCAATATCATCAGGATCTGAagtcacaacagcagcagcaacaacaacaacatcatcacagcagcaacacatcGCTATCTAATGGTGAAGTGACCATTGAACCCATATTTAAATCGTCGGTCACACGACGCTCGGCGCCCGTTGGCGACATTATGGCGAATGCGGCGAAACGAAAGGCGATGGCAGCTCCATTGCCAACATTAACGCCTATTAACGATCCCATTGAACTGTACTGTCTATCATTGGTGGACACACTTCGCAGCATGCCCAGATCGGAGCGGGAACGGGTTAAATTTGAGTTTGCCAGCATTCTGAAGGATGCCAAGTACAAGGACGAGGCTTAA